From one Catenulispora sp. GP43 genomic stretch:
- a CDS encoding gluconokinase, translated as MNAASPSGTKPPILLITGVSGSGKTTVGSLLAGRLGWEYAEADSFHPAANIAKMSAGHPLTDEDRWPWLDNIGHWIDETTAKGRPGVVTSSALKRVYRDRLLQGRPQVRLIYLDADRETVARRLTARNGHFFPPELLDSQFGDLEPPADDEHPVRVKVDDRDAPLTVAENLIRAENLQAVEAAHDKQDKRDEHDKRDKRGEEVGA; from the coding sequence GTGAATGCCGCATCACCGTCCGGCACCAAGCCCCCCATCCTGCTCATCACCGGCGTGTCCGGTAGCGGGAAGACCACTGTCGGTTCGCTGCTCGCCGGACGGCTGGGCTGGGAGTACGCCGAGGCGGACTCGTTCCATCCGGCGGCCAACATCGCCAAGATGTCCGCCGGCCACCCGTTGACCGACGAGGACCGCTGGCCCTGGCTGGACAACATCGGGCACTGGATCGACGAGACCACCGCCAAGGGCCGGCCCGGCGTCGTCACGTCCTCGGCCCTCAAGCGCGTGTACCGCGACCGTCTGCTTCAGGGGCGCCCGCAGGTCCGCCTGATCTACCTGGACGCCGACCGCGAGACCGTGGCCCGCCGGCTCACCGCGCGCAACGGCCACTTCTTCCCGCCGGAGTTGCTCGACTCGCAGTTCGGAGACCTGGAGCCGCCGGCCGACGACGAGCACCCGGTGCGCGTCAAGGTCGACGACCGCGACGCGCCGCTGACCGTCGCGGAGAACCTGATCCGCGCCGAGAACCTGCAAGCCGTGGAAGCCGCGCACGACAAGCAGGACAAGCGCGATGAGCACGACAAGCGCGACAAGCGCGGCGAGGAGGTCGGCGCGTGA
- a CDS encoding SGNH/GDSL hydrolase family protein codes for MTLRTAATALAAGCLAVLTVHGAAAQQNKPLKWAALGDSYMADVAVPPWQNPGESDGCGRSGRNWEQQLATRLNTQSPDWVQLTDVTCGAATAEAGILGKQTLLLGPPFNGAPDGGWPARPPQIDAVTADTDIVTVGIGGNDLGFGPIMTKCMELGSENKRCQPYFETGEGKPELDAGWRTLRAGLAATMTAIKEHAPHAKVFVMGYPAVAGAPIQSQCTREILGIPNFYKLGPMLKEDAPWFDEIEQALNFEVENAAQTAGATYVDTYTSSVAHGACLPSGSANQPPNPDKWMYGIFDKLVLPPGVAKPAKPEYHCAERDEVENSLPAGVPFVAGEACTFVHPNYYGAQNQAAQAYQAFENAGLTPATLAFGS; via the coding sequence ATGACCCTCCGCACAGCCGCCACCGCCCTGGCAGCCGGATGCCTGGCCGTCCTGACGGTGCACGGCGCCGCGGCACAGCAGAACAAGCCGCTGAAGTGGGCGGCCCTGGGCGACTCCTACATGGCGGACGTCGCGGTCCCGCCGTGGCAGAACCCTGGTGAGTCGGACGGCTGCGGCCGATCCGGGCGCAACTGGGAACAGCAACTGGCCACCCGCTTGAACACGCAGAGCCCGGACTGGGTCCAGTTGACCGATGTCACGTGCGGCGCCGCGACCGCCGAAGCCGGCATCCTCGGCAAGCAGACCCTCCTGCTCGGCCCGCCCTTCAACGGCGCCCCGGACGGAGGATGGCCGGCACGCCCGCCGCAGATCGACGCGGTGACCGCCGACACGGACATCGTCACCGTCGGCATCGGCGGCAACGACCTCGGATTCGGCCCGATCATGACCAAGTGCATGGAGCTGGGAAGCGAGAACAAGCGGTGCCAGCCCTACTTCGAGACCGGTGAAGGGAAGCCCGAACTCGACGCGGGATGGCGGACTCTGCGGGCCGGCCTGGCCGCCACCATGACGGCCATCAAGGAGCACGCCCCGCACGCCAAGGTGTTCGTCATGGGCTACCCCGCGGTCGCCGGAGCACCGATCCAGAGCCAGTGCACGCGGGAGATCCTCGGCATCCCCAACTTCTACAAGCTCGGCCCCATGCTGAAGGAGGACGCGCCGTGGTTCGACGAGATCGAGCAGGCTCTCAACTTCGAGGTCGAGAACGCCGCGCAGACAGCCGGGGCCACCTACGTGGACACCTACACCTCCAGCGTCGCCCACGGAGCCTGCCTGCCCTCCGGTAGCGCCAACCAGCCGCCGAACCCGGACAAGTGGATGTACGGGATCTTCGACAAGCTGGTCCTGCCTCCCGGCGTCGCCAAGCCGGCGAAGCCGGAGTACCACTGCGCAGAGCGCGACGAGGTCGAGAACTCGCTTCCTGCCGGGGTGCCGTTCGTCGCGGGTGAGGCATGCACGTTCGTCCACCCGAACTACTACGGCGCACAGAACCAGGCCGCGCAGGCGTATCAGGCCTTCGAGAACGCGGGGCTGACGCCGGCCACGCTCGCCTTCGGCAGCTGA
- a CDS encoding 2-hydroxyacid dehydrogenase, whose translation MPQTSSRRVWVPFGQSAKDVPDGLAADVFTGQDLDEPGGVPDSIDEVEFFVLPYMFVNAHPEFMARMPKLKVAQTLTAGYENVLPYVPDGVTLCNARGLHDASTAELALTLTLSALRGIPRYVRQAEHGEWRPTYQADPNAVDDALADKTVLILGYGSIGAAIERRLAGFEVEVIRVARTAREGVHAFTEIDALLPQADVVIAMVPATDQTRGMIDARFLARMKDGALLVNVARGVVVRTEALMAECASGRLRAALDVTDPEPLPADHPLWQTPNVLITPHVGGASTAFLPRALRLIDSQLRRFAAGEDLANVVRAG comes from the coding sequence ATGCCGCAGACTAGCTCGCGCCGGGTGTGGGTCCCCTTCGGACAGTCGGCGAAGGACGTCCCCGACGGATTGGCGGCGGACGTGTTCACCGGTCAGGACCTCGACGAGCCCGGTGGCGTCCCGGACTCGATCGACGAGGTCGAGTTCTTCGTGTTGCCGTACATGTTCGTCAACGCGCACCCCGAGTTCATGGCGCGGATGCCGAAGCTGAAGGTGGCGCAGACGCTGACGGCCGGGTACGAGAACGTGCTGCCGTACGTCCCCGACGGCGTGACGCTGTGCAACGCCCGCGGCCTGCACGACGCCTCGACGGCGGAGCTGGCGCTGACACTGACCCTGTCGGCGCTGCGCGGGATCCCGCGCTACGTGCGCCAGGCCGAGCACGGCGAGTGGCGGCCGACCTACCAGGCTGACCCGAACGCGGTCGACGACGCCCTGGCCGACAAGACGGTCCTGATCCTCGGCTACGGCTCGATCGGCGCGGCGATCGAACGCCGCCTGGCCGGCTTCGAGGTCGAGGTCATCCGCGTTGCGCGCACCGCCCGCGAGGGGGTGCACGCGTTCACAGAGATCGACGCGCTGCTCCCGCAGGCCGACGTGGTGATCGCGATGGTCCCGGCCACCGACCAGACCCGCGGCATGATCGACGCCCGCTTCCTGGCGCGGATGAAGGACGGTGCGCTGCTGGTCAACGTGGCGCGCGGGGTGGTGGTGCGCACCGAGGCGCTGATGGCGGAGTGCGCCTCGGGACGGCTGCGCGCGGCGCTGGACGTGACCGACCCCGAGCCGCTGCCGGCGGACCACCCGCTGTGGCAGACGCCGAACGTGCTGATCACGCCACACGTCGGCGGGGCGTCGACGGCGTTCCTGCCCCGGGCGCTGCGGTTGATCGATTCGCAGCTGCGGCGGTTCGCGGCGGGGGAGGACCTGGCGAACGTGGTGCGGGCGGGGTGA
- a CDS encoding DinB family protein — protein sequence MTITPDTKNWTWVLERPCPECGFAAGAIAREEIPILLRANAEAWRRYFADTGAEAVRTRPEPAKWSPLEYACHVRDCNKVYLLRVELMLNEDDPEYPNWDQDTTAVEDEYHAQDPDKVFAEVLDTTEAIAARFETVSADQWERTGHRGDGSDFTIESLARYFVHDPIHHLWDVTGRRHEG from the coding sequence ATGACCATCACACCGGACACCAAGAACTGGACCTGGGTGCTCGAGCGCCCCTGCCCGGAGTGCGGCTTCGCGGCGGGCGCCATCGCCCGCGAGGAGATCCCGATCCTGCTGCGCGCCAACGCCGAGGCCTGGCGCCGGTACTTCGCCGACACCGGCGCCGAGGCCGTGCGCACGCGTCCGGAGCCGGCCAAGTGGTCGCCGCTGGAGTACGCCTGCCACGTCCGCGACTGCAACAAGGTGTACCTGCTCCGCGTCGAGCTCATGCTGAACGAGGACGACCCCGAGTACCCGAACTGGGACCAGGACACGACGGCGGTGGAGGACGAGTACCACGCGCAGGACCCCGACAAGGTCTTCGCAGAGGTCCTCGACACCACCGAGGCGATCGCCGCCCGCTTCGAGACGGTGTCCGCCGACCAGTGGGAGCGCACCGGCCACCGCGGCGACGGCTCCGACTTCACGATCGAGTCGCTGGCCCGCTACTTCGTCCACGACCCGATCCACCACCTCTGGGACGTGACCGGCCGCCGCCACGAGGGCTGA
- a CDS encoding FadR/GntR family transcriptional regulator — MPELGKGLAGRVADDLGHAIAGGRHAPGEVLRTDDLAEAFGVSRTVIREAVQALQAKRLLRSSPRVGLTVRPVHEWHLYDPDVIRWRLAGNERTAVLDELTELRAAVEPTAAAAAARQADRQKRTKLLESSARMRAAAAEGDRTSFLEADVDFHRLVLGMCGNPLFAQLAPVTEELLRGRAALKLLPTAPDPADADRHDAVAVAVAAGDPERAEVAMRAVVAESLADIHMRLDGRLPTTP; from the coding sequence ATGCCGGAGTTGGGCAAAGGACTGGCCGGCAGGGTCGCCGACGACCTGGGCCACGCCATCGCCGGCGGCCGCCACGCCCCCGGCGAGGTACTGCGCACCGACGACCTCGCGGAAGCCTTCGGCGTCAGCCGCACCGTGATCCGCGAGGCGGTGCAGGCACTCCAGGCCAAGCGGCTGCTGCGAAGTTCACCGCGCGTAGGCCTGACGGTACGGCCGGTGCACGAATGGCACCTCTACGACCCGGACGTGATCCGCTGGCGCCTCGCCGGCAACGAGCGCACGGCAGTCCTCGACGAGCTGACGGAGCTCCGCGCCGCGGTCGAGCCGACCGCGGCCGCCGCGGCGGCGCGTCAGGCGGACCGCCAGAAGCGGACCAAGCTGCTGGAGAGCTCGGCCCGCATGCGCGCGGCGGCCGCGGAGGGGGACCGGACCTCGTTCCTTGAGGCGGACGTCGACTTCCACCGGCTGGTGCTCGGTATGTGCGGGAATCCCCTTTTCGCGCAACTGGCCCCGGTGACCGAGGAACTGCTGCGAGGCCGCGCGGCCCTGAAGCTGCTGCCCACCGCCCCCGACCCCGCCGACGCCGACCGGCACGACGCGGTCGCGGTGGCGGTGGCCGCCGGGGACCCGGAGCGCGCGGAGGTCGCGATGCGGGCGGTGGTGGCGGAGTCGTTGGCGGACATCCACATGCGGCTGGATGGTCGGCTTCCTACGACGCCGTAG
- a CDS encoding amidohydrolase family protein has translation MADTDLESGAADPTADQAAESAEVRRFWQDLGLPGLIDVHTHFMPHRLLARIQAYFDAAGPLIGREWPIRYRQDEQRRLEILRGFGVLAFTSLAYPHKADMAASLNAWTADFAARTPDCLHSATFFPEPEAASYVPAAIAAGARVFKAHVQVGGYDPADPLLVPVWGALAEAGIPVIVHCGSGPVATRYTGPEPMARVLARHPALRLVVAHFGLPEYVGFLDLAERYDGVLFDTTMAFTDFFGQVELPDRERKRIAEFEERILFGSDFPNIPYSYTGALEALSRLDFGDGWLRAVCHGNAARIFGV, from the coding sequence GTGGCAGACACTGATCTTGAGTCAGGGGCGGCGGATCCGACGGCGGACCAGGCGGCGGAGTCCGCGGAGGTCCGGCGCTTCTGGCAGGACTTGGGCCTGCCGGGCCTGATCGACGTCCACACCCACTTCATGCCGCACCGCCTCCTGGCGCGGATCCAGGCCTACTTCGACGCCGCCGGTCCGCTGATCGGCCGCGAATGGCCGATCCGCTACCGGCAGGACGAGCAGCGGCGGCTGGAGATCCTGCGCGGCTTCGGGGTGCTGGCCTTCACGTCCTTGGCCTATCCGCACAAGGCGGACATGGCCGCGAGTCTGAACGCCTGGACCGCCGACTTCGCGGCGCGCACGCCGGACTGCCTGCACAGCGCGACCTTCTTCCCCGAACCCGAGGCGGCGTCGTACGTCCCGGCGGCGATCGCGGCCGGGGCCCGGGTGTTCAAGGCGCACGTCCAGGTCGGCGGCTACGACCCCGCCGATCCGCTGCTGGTCCCGGTGTGGGGCGCGCTGGCCGAGGCGGGGATCCCGGTGATCGTCCACTGCGGCTCGGGGCCCGTGGCGACCCGGTACACCGGGCCGGAGCCGATGGCGCGGGTGCTGGCCAGGCATCCGGCGCTGCGGCTGGTCGTCGCGCACTTCGGGCTGCCCGAGTACGTCGGGTTCCTCGATCTGGCCGAGCGGTACGACGGCGTCCTGTTCGACACGACGATGGCCTTCACCGACTTCTTCGGACAGGTGGAGCTGCCAGACCGGGAACGTAAGCGGATCGCGGAGTTCGAGGAGCGGATCCTGTTCGGCAGCGACTTCCCGAACATCCCCTACAGCTACACAGGCGCGCTGGAAGCCTTGTCCCGACTCGATTTCGGCGACGGCTGGCTCCGCGCCGTGTGCCACGGGAACGCGGCGCGGATCTTCGGGGTGTGA
- a CDS encoding GntP family permease → MGSGSAPAAHPIFAAAATKAAKSTAWTGHDTRLIVVALAGIALVVLMTAVTKIHPFLALLIGGLFVGIAGGIPVDKLLSTTETGVGGVLGNVGVIVALGAMLGKMLVDSGGADRLVGAIVDRVGEKRAPWAMVLAAMVVGIPMFFEVGLVLMVPIIYLVWKRTGGSILRVGIPALAGLSILHGLIPPHPGPLVAINALHADLGTTLLFGVIVAIPTAIIGGPLYGTWISKRVHPHPPENLAKQYTVTEREEGTVPSVLTTLSVILLPVLIMLVKTVVDIADSSPASETHKVMDFIGDPIMAMIIGVVYATFALGFRRKASDVMGSALGPIAGILLIIGAGGAFKQMLVGTGIADSIGKAANNSHLSLLLLAWLIAVGIRLATGSATVATVTASGIIAPIAAGHHDTSTALLALAVGSGSLFLSHVNDAGFWLVKEFFGMDVKQTFKSWSAMETILSSVSIVVILILGTFVH, encoded by the coding sequence ATGGGCTCCGGTTCCGCGCCGGCGGCGCACCCGATATTCGCGGCGGCCGCCACCAAGGCCGCCAAATCCACTGCCTGGACCGGCCACGACACCCGCCTGATCGTGGTCGCGCTGGCCGGCATCGCGCTCGTGGTGCTGATGACCGCGGTGACGAAGATCCACCCCTTCCTGGCGCTGCTGATCGGCGGCCTGTTCGTCGGCATCGCCGGCGGCATCCCGGTGGACAAGCTGCTGTCGACGACCGAGACCGGGGTCGGCGGCGTGCTCGGGAACGTCGGCGTGATCGTGGCCCTGGGCGCGATGCTCGGCAAGATGCTGGTCGACTCCGGGGGCGCCGACCGGCTGGTCGGGGCGATCGTGGACCGGGTCGGCGAGAAGCGGGCGCCGTGGGCCATGGTGCTGGCCGCGATGGTCGTCGGCATCCCGATGTTCTTCGAGGTCGGCCTGGTCCTGATGGTGCCGATCATCTACCTGGTCTGGAAGCGCACCGGCGGCTCGATCCTGCGCGTGGGCATCCCGGCGCTGGCCGGCCTGTCGATCCTGCACGGCCTGATCCCGCCGCACCCGGGGCCGCTGGTGGCGATCAACGCCCTGCACGCGGATCTGGGCACCACGCTGCTGTTCGGCGTCATCGTCGCCATCCCGACCGCGATCATCGGCGGCCCGCTGTACGGCACCTGGATCTCCAAGCGCGTGCACCCGCACCCGCCGGAGAACCTGGCGAAGCAGTACACGGTGACCGAGCGCGAGGAGGGCACGGTCCCCTCGGTGCTCACCACGCTGTCGGTGATCCTGCTGCCGGTGCTCATCATGCTGGTGAAGACCGTCGTCGACATCGCCGACAGCAGCCCCGCCTCCGAGACGCACAAGGTGATGGACTTCATCGGCGACCCGATCATGGCGATGATCATCGGCGTCGTCTACGCGACGTTCGCGCTCGGCTTCCGCCGCAAGGCCTCGGACGTGATGGGCTCCGCGCTCGGCCCGATCGCCGGCATCCTGCTGATCATCGGTGCCGGCGGCGCGTTCAAGCAGATGCTGGTCGGCACCGGCATCGCCGACTCGATCGGCAAGGCCGCGAACAACTCGCACCTTTCGCTGCTGCTGCTGGCCTGGCTGATCGCGGTCGGTATCCGGCTGGCCACCGGATCGGCGACGGTGGCGACCGTCACAGCCTCGGGCATCATCGCGCCGATCGCCGCGGGCCACCACGACACCTCCACGGCGCTGCTGGCGCTGGCGGTCGGCTCCGGCTCGCTGTTCCTGTCGCACGTCAACGACGCCGGCTTCTGGCTGGTGAAGGAGTTCTTCGGGATGGACGTCAAGCAGACGTTCAAGTCGTGGTCGGCGATGGAGACGATCCTGTCGAGCGTCTCGATCGTGGTCATTCTGATCCTGGGAACTTTCGTGCACTAG